One Gossypium raimondii isolate GPD5lz chromosome 3, ASM2569854v1, whole genome shotgun sequence genomic window carries:
- the LOC105794796 gene encoding putative glutaredoxin-C14: MHYQGDYYWGYYMPTRSIGSDPMERVVKLASEKAVVIFSLSSCCMCHAVKRLFCGMGVNPTVYELDQDPRGKDLETALMRLLGNSQPVPVVFIGGKLIGAMDRVMASHINGTLVPLLKEAGALWL; the protein is encoded by the coding sequence atgcATTATCAAGGTGATTATTATTGGGGGTACTACATGCCAACGAGGAGCATAGGGTCAGACCCAATGGAGAGGGTAGTGAAGCTGGCCTCGGAGAAAGCCGTGGTGATATTCAGTTTGAGCAGCTGTTGCATGTGCCATGCTGTGAAGAGGCTCTTCTGCGGAATGGGAGTGAACCCAACGGTGTACGAGCTGGACCAGGACCCCAGAGGTAAAGATTTGGAAACCGCACTAATGCGGCTGCTTGGAAACTCGCAACCCGTGCCTGTTGTTTTCATCGGAGGGAAGCTTATAGGAGCCATGGACCGAGTGATGGCTTCCCATATTAATGGAACCTTAGTACCACTTCTCAAGGAAGCCGGAGCTCTTTGGCTGTAA
- the LOC105794797 gene encoding bidirectional sugar transporter SWEET15: MALMADADHHSLAVAFGVLGNIISVLVYLAPLPTFYRIYKKKSTESFQSLPYQVALFSSMLWLYYALMKKGAFLLITINSFGCVVETIYIAMYIAYATKNSRVSAIKLFVAMNVALFSFIIILTHFLVKGSIRVQVLGWICVAISVSVFAAPLNIVARVIRTKSVEFMPFNLSFFLTLSAVMWFAYGLFMKDLCVALPNVIGFVLGMLQMLLYAIYRNSEKVIEEKKIPEQMKGVVVLSTLGPSEVYPVGVDIEPDVKPKEDTTENEQTGEPDKNDVKCLEDSSECPV, encoded by the exons ATGGCCTTAATGGCAGATGCAGATCACCATTCCTTGGCAGTTGCATTTGGTGTCTTAG GTAACATCATCTCAGTCCTTGTATATCTGGCTCCACT ACCAACATTCTACAGAATATACAAAAAGAAATCAACGGAAAGTTTCCAATCACTGCCTTACCAGGTGGCATTGTTCAGCTCAATGCTATGGCTTTATTACGCGTTAATGAAAAAGGGTGCCTTCCTTCTCATCACCATCAACTCCTTTGGGTGTGTTGTAGAGACTATATACATAGCTATGTACATAGCTTATGCAACCAAGAACAGCAGG GTGTCTGCTATAAAACTTTTTGTAGCTATGAACGTTGCGCTCTTCTCATTCATCATTATTCTCACACACTTCCTGGTGAAAGGTTCAATTCGTGTCCAGGTTCTGGGTTGGATTTGCGTTGCTATCTCTGTATCTGTGTTTGCAGCCCCCTTAAACATTGTG GCACGAGTAATTCGAACAAAGAGCGTTGAGTTCATGCCTTTCAACTTATCATTTTTCCTAACATTGAGTGCAGTAATGTGGTTTGCCTATGGACTATTTATGAAGGACCTCTGTGTAGCT CTTCCGAATGTGATAGGCTTCGTCCTGGGGATGCTCCAGATGCTGCTTTACGCAATTTACAGAAACAGCGAAAAGGTTATAGAGGAGAAGAAGATACCAGAACAAATGAAAGGTGTTGTAGTGCTTAGCACATTAGGCCCCTCAGAAGTGTATCCTGTAGGTGTAGATATTGAACCAGATGTTAAGCCAAAAGAAGATACGACAGAGAATGAACAGACAGGGGAGCCTGACAAAAATGATGTCAAATGCTTGGAAGATTCCAGTGAATGTCCTGTTTGA